One region of Triticum aestivum cultivar Chinese Spring chromosome 6B, IWGSC CS RefSeq v2.1, whole genome shotgun sequence genomic DNA includes:
- the LOC123136391 gene encoding T-complex protein 1 subunit eta: MSSMMQPQIILLKEGTDTSQGRAQVVSNISACTAVADTVRTTLGPRGMDKLIHDDKGTTISNDGATIMRLLDIVHPAAKILVDIAKSQDSEVGDGTTTVVLLAAEFMKEAKPYVEDGVHCHNIIRSYRSAGNMAIERVKELAVSIEGKSLEEKKSLLAKCAATTLSSKLISGEKEFFASMVVDAVLAIGHDDRLNLIGIKKVPGGTMRDSFLVNGVAFKKTFSYAGFEQQPKKFLNPKILLLNIELELKSEKENAEIRLSDPLQYQSIVDAEWNIIYDKLDKCVQSGAKIVLSRLAIGDLATQYFADRDIFCAGRVTEEDLQRLSSATGGTVQTSVNNVIDEILGTCEIFEEKQVGNERFNIFSGCPSGQTATIVLRGGADQFIEEAERSLHDAIMIVRRAVRNSTVVPGGGAIDMEISKHLRLHARSIAGKSQVFVNSFAKALEVIPRQLCDNAGFDATDVLNKLRQKHAADGGANYGVDINTGGIADSFANFVWEPAVVKINAINAATEAACLILSVDETVKNPKSESAQGDAAAMGGRGGGAMRGRGGRGMRRR, from the exons ATGTCGTCGATGATG CAACCGCAGATCATCCTGCTCAAGGAGGGGACGGACACGTCCCAGGGCCGCGCACAGGTGGTCAGCAACATCAGCGCGTGCACGGCGGTGGCCGACACGGTGCGGACCACCCTGGGGCCCCGCGGGATGGACAAGCTCATCCACGACGACAAGGGCACCACCATCTCCAACGACGGCGCCACCATCATGCGCCTCCTCGACATCGTGCACCCCGCCGCCAAGATCCTCGTCGACATCGCCAAGTCTCAGGACTCGGAG GTTGGTGATGGCACAACTACAGTGGTGCTTCTTGCTGCAGAATTCATGAAGGAAGCTAAACCTTACGTGGAGGATGGAGTACATTGTCATAATATAATCCGTAGTTATAGGAGCGCTGGCAATATG GCGATTGAAAGGGTTAAAGAGCTGGCAGTCAGCATAGAAGGAAAAAGCCTGGAAGAAAAGAAATCATTGTTAGCAAAGTGTGCTGCTACAACACTCTCGTCGAAATTGATAAGCGGAGAGAAAGAGTTCTTTGCTTCTATGGTTGTGGATGCTGTCCTTGCTATTGGTCATGATGACAGACTTAACCTTATTGGAATTAAGAAG GTTCCTGGAGGTACCATGAGAGATTCCTTCCTTGTCAATGGTGTGGCTTTCAAGAAGACATTTTCCTATGCTGGATTTGAGCAACAACCAAAGAAATTCCTGAATCCAAAGATTCTTTTGTTGAACATTGAGCTAGAGTTGAAGTCTGAGAAAGAAAACGCAGAGATCAG ATTATCAGACCCTCTGCAGTACCAATCAATTGTTGATGCTGAATGGAACATTATTTATGACAAGCTGGACAAGTGTGTTCAAAGTGGCGCAAAAATAGTTCTGTCGCGGCTAGCTATCGGTGATCTTGCAACACAG TATTTCGCGGATAGAGACATTTTCTGTGCTGGTCGGGTCACAGAAGAGGATTTACAACGCCTGAGCTCAGCTACAGGTGGAACTGTTCAAACCTCTGTCAACAATGTCATTGATGAG ATCCTTGGCACATGTGAGATTTTTGAGGAAAAGCAAGTAGGCAATGAAAGGTTCAACATATTTAGTGGCTGCCCTTCTGGTCAGACAGCAACTATTGTTCTTCGTGGTGGTGCTGACCAG TTCATAGAGGAAGCTGAAAGAAGTCTCCATGATGCCATCATGATTGTGAGGAGAGCTGTTAGGAATTCAACAGTCGTGCCTGGTGGTGGTGCCATTGAT ATGGAGATAAGCAAGCATCTCCGCCTGCATGCACGGAGCATAGCTGGAAAGTCTCAGGTTTTTGTAAATTCATTTGCTAAAGCCCTTGAG GTTATTCCTAGGCAACTTTGTGATAATGCTGGATTTGACGCAACTGATGTGCTCAATAAGCTCAGACAGAAGCATGCAGCTG ATGGTGGTGCTAATTATGGTGTTGACATCAACACTGGTGGAATTGCTGATTCCTTTGCTAACTTTGTGTGGGAACCTGCAGTCGTGAAG ATCAATGCAATTAATGCAGCGACAGAAGCTGCCTGCCTTATTCTGAGTGTTGACGAAACAGTGAAAAACCCAAAG TCGGAGAGTGCGCAAGGTGACGCTGCTGCGATGGGTGGCCGTGGTGGAGGGGCAATGCGTGGTCGAGGCGGCAGGGGAATGCGCAGGCGGTAA
- the LOC123133876 gene encoding putative glutamine amidotransferase GAT1_2.1 has translation MDYYLFLRESLYGSGGYSYLHGSWMDAGEHHLDDAVPVMVPQVSGAQSWEPIHGVLLCECEEDMDNSMYRGDDDLSPLQLIEFMRHLQPFDTSADYDLDSIELLVRRCVERNIPVLGICRGSHVLNVACGGSLYQNVEQELKRVIDYRDNHGHWHPVRILPGTPLHYWFEHGEDNEVITVSSYHHQGVRQLAKRFVPMALTPDGLVEGFYDPDAYCPGEGKFIMGLQFQPERMRKAGKLDHTGCPEVY, from the coding sequence ATGGATTATTATTTATTTTTGCGAGAAAGCTTGTACGGATCAGGCGGCTACTCATATTTGCACGGCTCATGGATGGATGCAGGGGAGCATCACCTGGACGACGCTGTGCCGGTCATGGTGCCGCaggtgtccggcgcgcagtcttgggAGCCCATCCACGGCGTGCTCCTGTGCGAGTGTGAAGAAGACATGGACAACTCCATGTACCGTGGCGACGACGATCTGTCACCTTTGCAGCTGATCGAGTTCATGAGGCACCTCCAGCCGTTCGACACCAGCGCGGACTACGACCTAGACTCCATCGAACTCCTGGTGCGCCGCTGCGTCGAGCGCAACATCCCGGTCCTCGGCATCTGCCGTGGCTCCCATGTGCTCAACGTTGCCTGCGGCGGCTCGCTCTACCAGAACGTTGAGCAGGAGCTCAAACGGGTCATCGACTACCGCGACAATCATGGGCACTGGCACCCGGTGCGCATCCTTCCCGGGACACCGCTGCACTACTGGTTCGAGCACGGTGAAGATAATGAAGTGATTACGGTGAGCAGCTACCACCACCAGGGAGTGCGGCAGCTGGCGAAGCGGTTCGTGCCGATGGCATTGACGCCGGACGGGCTGGTGGAAGGGTTCTATGACCCCGACGCCTACTGCCCCGGAGAGGGCAAGTTCATCATGGGGCTCCAGTTCCAACCGGAACGCATGCGCAAGGCCGGCAAGTTAGACCACACCGGCTGCCCAGAGGTCTACTAG